One Defluviitoga tunisiensis genomic window carries:
- a CDS encoding motility protein A — translation MDISTLIGLVFALFAIVLGVGTEFGKMIDIPSFFITVIGSLGATFIAHPSSTSFKIFNIFLQSLKNPKIDNIEALRTLYSFSEKARREGMISLEEDLPSIQSDFLRDGLRAAVDGTDPDEIRKILEIKMDMYEEEQEEKISVLDTWGTMAPAFGMIGTLIGLILLLDTLTDPSTIGPSMSIALVTTFYGSLIANVLALPPAEKLKRRTNKYLNQMRMMLEGVLSIVQGENPRLMEEKLKAFLSAAERQEYERSKGESNF, via the coding sequence GTGGATATATCAACATTGATAGGTTTGGTATTTGCTTTGTTTGCTATTGTCCTAGGGGTAGGAACTGAATTTGGTAAAATGATCGATATTCCATCTTTTTTTATAACCGTTATAGGTTCCTTAGGAGCTACTTTTATAGCTCATCCTAGTTCAACATCTTTTAAGATTTTTAATATCTTTCTACAATCACTCAAAAATCCAAAAATTGATAATATTGAGGCACTTAGAACTTTGTATTCTTTTTCTGAAAAAGCACGTAGAGAGGGTATGATTTCATTAGAGGAAGACTTGCCGTCAATTCAAAGCGATTTTTTAAGAGATGGATTAAGGGCAGCTGTTGATGGAACCGATCCTGATGAAATCAGAAAAATTCTTGAAATAAAAATGGATATGTATGAAGAAGAACAAGAAGAAAAAATAAGTGTATTAGATACTTGGGGAACAATGGCTCCAGCATTTGGTATGATTGGAACCTTAATAGGATTGATATTATTATTAGACACCTTGACAGACCCTTCAACTATTGGTCCAAGTATGTCTATTGCACTTGTAACTACCTTTTATGGTTCTCTAATAGCCAATGTTTTAGCACTTCCTCCTGCTGAAAAGTTAAAAAGAAGAACAAATAAGTATTTAAACCAAATGAGGATGATGCTAGAAGGTGTATTATCCATTGTTCAAGGTGAAAATCCAAGATTGATGGAAGAAAAATTAAAGGCTTTTTTAAGTGCAGCCGAGAGACAAGAATACGAAAGAAGTAAAGGTGAATCAAACTTCTAG
- a CDS encoding flagellar basal body-associated FliL family protein gives MPDEIDNAPETKKKKSQPNFLMTLIIVIVVALAISGITSFFIVKVLSSNLVESTKTSSQYSSKIPLRVILLQEGARYPVMLKGGYDVAVIDSLQLDVGSTEARDAINAYRLEILEAIRMIFLNKTRNELSTPSGIELTKKQIINSVNEIIGFTGEREQLGVIKVTLIIMTITNAT, from the coding sequence GTGCCAGATGAAATCGATAATGCTCCCGAAACGAAAAAGAAAAAAAGTCAACCTAATTTTCTAATGACATTAATTATCGTTATCGTCGTAGCTTTAGCTATTTCAGGTATTACATCTTTTTTTATTGTAAAGGTACTTTCTAGTAATCTTGTAGAAAGCACTAAAACTTCTTCCCAATACTCTTCTAAGATCCCTTTGAGGGTAATTCTTTTGCAAGAGGGGGCTAGATACCCTGTTATGTTAAAAGGTGGATATGATGTTGCTGTAATTGATTCACTTCAACTAGACGTAGGAAGTACAGAAGCTAGAGATGCAATTAATGCATATAGATTAGAAATATTAGAAGCAATTAGAATGATATTTCTAAACAAAACCAGAAACGAATTGTCTACTCCATCTGGCATTGAATTGACAAAAAAACAAATAATAAACTCGGTAAATGAAATTATTGGTTTTACCGGTGAACGAGAGCAATTAGGCGTAATAAAGGTCACACTAATCATCATGACAATTACAAATGCTACATAA
- the fliK gene encoding flagellar hook-length control protein FliK yields MKANNLGIQNLLNILTESKTPNKNHKTINSRSTLVSFKNELDSLLITKTTPEVQKNIKPVDKNKDLEKLMQESELLSYLNLFLCFDNPKIKIEASEDSTYLKIFNNDKKKTVTFDLKELMNNFDYFLKLKQNQTNPNAQNEVFAIKQALNIIHNILKDIELTKEDAQILLKAIDITTKNVIKEVQKSITDTGYITPEQKKYFESMGIKIDIMSVQSTNEEIVNLITLQKGKETIVIPENQAIDDENILNNSVLIKLTNNDQSYIYNINNPSKFIYSDNNYTPLTNIKPDIISEETFNTTLINSSELEKIIVFQPKTESNSNNTYINSILSLLEENENKSENSEKYEKSITFEKFFFSTDNENNIVNNNKNSSSQNNYTNNFNDNQNKTYFDIQKERKQNYLSIEDLKNDLQTKKLNLTEQENSEILQASIHSSESNTNTSYDIASNYINIDNQTNNQFESLTNIHQKNNFLSFLNTDDLNTQIKDVIITKNTEQFFNESFSVNVSPPNLGKVDIQIIKNGEAITINLATESENAKLTLSKTVQSLVGNLRDEGYNPVDVKIFVHQEESEPDYQHQQNQNQKQHEEKRYKQKEKDENPIYTFEEFLRSDLHV; encoded by the coding sequence ATGAAAGCAAATAACCTAGGGATTCAAAATCTTTTAAATATATTAACAGAAAGTAAAACACCAAATAAAAACCATAAAACAATAAATTCAAGATCGACTCTTGTTTCATTTAAGAATGAGTTAGATAGTCTTTTAATCACTAAAACTACACCTGAAGTTCAAAAAAATATTAAACCTGTAGATAAAAATAAAGACCTTGAAAAATTAATGCAAGAGTCTGAATTATTAAGTTATTTAAACCTTTTTTTATGTTTTGATAACCCTAAAATAAAAATAGAAGCAAGTGAAGATTCCACCTATCTTAAAATTTTTAATAATGACAAGAAGAAAACTGTCACTTTTGATTTAAAGGAATTGATGAATAATTTCGATTACTTTCTAAAACTCAAACAAAATCAAACTAACCCTAACGCTCAAAATGAAGTTTTTGCAATAAAACAAGCATTAAATATTATTCATAATATTTTAAAAGATATCGAATTAACAAAAGAAGATGCTCAAATCCTCTTAAAGGCTATTGATATAACAACAAAAAACGTTATTAAAGAGGTTCAGAAAAGTATAACTGATACAGGTTATATAACGCCTGAACAAAAAAAATATTTCGAAAGCATGGGGATAAAGATCGATATCATGTCTGTACAATCAACCAACGAAGAAATAGTAAACCTTATAACCCTTCAAAAAGGCAAAGAGACAATAGTAATTCCTGAAAATCAAGCCATAGATGACGAAAATATTCTAAATAATTCAGTTTTAATAAAACTTACTAATAACGATCAATCTTATATTTATAATATAAACAACCCATCAAAATTTATTTATTCTGATAACAATTACACCCCATTAACTAACATAAAACCTGATATTATAAGTGAAGAAACCTTTAACACAACACTTATAAATAGCTCAGAATTAGAAAAAATTATTGTCTTTCAACCAAAAACAGAATCTAATTCGAATAATACTTATATAAACAGCATTTTATCGTTATTAGAAGAGAATGAAAACAAATCAGAAAATAGTGAAAAGTATGAAAAATCAATCACATTTGAAAAATTCTTTTTTTCAACTGACAACGAAAATAACATTGTGAACAATAACAAAAACTCATCTAGTCAAAATAATTACACCAATAATTTTAATGACAACCAAAATAAAACATACTTTGATATTCAAAAAGAACGAAAGCAAAACTATCTAAGCATAGAAGACCTAAAAAATGATCTTCAAACAAAAAAATTGAATTTAACCGAGCAAGAAAACTCTGAAATTTTGCAGGCATCTATACACTCATCAGAAAGTAATACGAATACATCATATGATATAGCTAGTAACTATATAAACATTGATAACCAGACCAACAACCAATTCGAAAGTCTTACAAACATTCATCAAAAAAATAATTTTTTGTCTTTTCTCAATACTGATGACTTAAACACTCAAATAAAAGATGTAATTATAACAAAAAACACAGAACAATTTTTTAACGAGAGTTTCTCAGTTAATGTCTCCCCACCTAACCTTGGAAAGGTTGATATACAAATAATAAAGAATGGTGAGGCAATAACTATAAACCTTGCAACAGAAAGTGAAAATGCTAAATTAACCCTTTCAAAAACAGTTCAGTCCTTAGTTGGCAACTTAAGAGATGAAGGATATAATCCCGTAGACGTAAAAATATTTGTTCATCAGGAAGAAAGCGAACCTGATTACCAACATCAACAAAACCAAAACCAAAAACAACATGAAGAAAAAAGATATAAACAAAAGGAAAAAGATGAAAACCCGATTTATACTTTTGAAGAATTTCTAAGGAGTGATTTGCATGTTTAA
- a CDS encoding DNA-directed RNA polymerase subunit omega yields MDLEINYDKILNIVKLKFAVPVIVAKRAETLKNIDQLKGVSQKKDYVAIALKELEEGKIVLKK; encoded by the coding sequence ATGGATTTAGAAATTAATTACGATAAAATATTAAATATTGTAAAACTAAAGTTTGCTGTTCCAGTTATAGTAGCAAAAAGAGCAGAAACCTTAAAAAATATAGATCAACTAAAGGGTGTTTCGCAGAAAAAAGATTATGTTGCCATAGCTTTAAAAGAATTAGAAGAGGGAAAAATAGTATTGAAAAAATAG
- a CDS encoding 16S rRNA (uracil(1498)-N(3))-methyltransferase — translation MPNVFYGKKNNDKIFLDEKETSHLKVVRKIPGEEINVITGDGFVYTAIIDSIKKKETILSIKNKTSVMENFTPYLSIYFGMSKWDRTQILLEKLVELRVNEFNVYFGDKSEIKYINLEKFQRTIIEASKQTIYASIPIINMIKFEQIPQENTIVLDFVDNKRTFKDFIKYRDENQKINIVIGPDAGFSKQEKEFFFDNNYLIINLGKAILRFETAAIYAVSAINYEFNRLYQN, via the coding sequence ATGCCTAACGTTTTTTATGGCAAAAAAAATAATGATAAAATTTTTTTAGATGAAAAAGAAACCTCCCATTTAAAGGTTGTTAGAAAAATACCCGGCGAAGAAATAAACGTTATCACTGGGGATGGTTTTGTTTATACTGCAATAATTGATAGTATTAAGAAAAAAGAAACAATTTTGTCTATTAAAAATAAGACATCTGTAATGGAAAATTTTACACCTTATTTATCAATCTACTTTGGAATGAGCAAATGGGATAGAACACAAATTTTGTTGGAAAAGTTGGTAGAACTCAGAGTAAATGAATTTAACGTTTATTTTGGAGATAAAAGTGAAATTAAGTACATAAATTTAGAAAAATTTCAAAGAACCATAATAGAAGCTTCCAAACAAACGATTTATGCGTCAATACCTATTATAAACATGATTAAATTTGAACAAATACCTCAGGAAAATACCATAGTGTTGGATTTTGTTGATAACAAAAGAACCTTTAAAGACTTTATAAAATACAGGGATGAAAACCAAAAAATAAATATCGTAATCGGTCCTGATGCCGGATTCTCTAAACAAGAAAAAGAATTCTTTTTTGATAATAATTATCTAATAATAAACTTAGGAAAAGCTATTCTTAGATTTGAAACAGCCGCAATTTATGCTGTTTCTGCCATCAATTATGAATTTAACAGGTTATATCAAAATTAA
- a CDS encoding flagellar hook assembly protein FlgD: protein MFNSVSMDDVYINTLQAYKNREIKKELDKEAFLELLVTQLKNQDPTEPLDNKDLLIQLSQLSSTEQIMNMSNAVQEMVNSQLALNKLQAVSLLGKEVVVNSNVIKLESGVAETINFGLDNDSEVIVEIYDTNGNLVSSQNLGVKNAGLNSFLWNGRDNNGTLLADGDYLYGVYVIENGEKVLTTGIKSGTVEAVKFIDNELYLLVDGRIYPFSAINEVSV from the coding sequence ATGTTTAATTCAGTATCTATGGATGATGTTTACATTAATACACTTCAAGCATATAAAAATCGAGAGATAAAAAAAGAACTAGATAAAGAGGCTTTTTTAGAGTTACTGGTAACTCAACTAAAAAATCAAGATCCAACAGAACCTTTAGACAACAAAGATTTGTTGATTCAATTATCTCAACTATCCTCCACCGAACAGATAATGAACATGAGTAATGCTGTTCAAGAAATGGTTAATTCTCAATTAGCTTTGAATAAATTACAAGCAGTTTCGCTTCTTGGAAAAGAAGTAGTGGTAAACAGCAACGTTATAAAATTAGAAAGTGGGGTTGCTGAAACCATCAATTTCGGATTAGATAATGATTCAGAAGTAATAGTCGAAATTTATGATACAAACGGTAACTTAGTAAGCTCTCAAAATCTAGGTGTAAAAAACGCAGGATTAAATTCATTCTTATGGAATGGAAGAGATAATAACGGAACGTTGCTTGCAGATGGTGACTATCTGTATGGTGTATATGTTATCGAAAACGGAGAAAAGGTTTTAACCACCGGCATTAAAAGTGGAACCGTTGAAGCAGTTAAATTTATAGATAACGAATTATATCTACTCGTTGATGGCCGAATATACCCATTCTCCGCAATAAACGAAGTGAGTGTATAA
- a CDS encoding OmpA/MotB family protein, producing MARNKKKFERPEAKWMTTFTDMTTLLLTMFIALFGMSSISPGKFQQAAMSIQSAFEGQPIGILVGGKSISEEPLITSQPGIKSELLKIVEDEKYKGKITIEETDKGTIISMRDIAFFRSGRAELTAEAKELLYKIGTIILEHTSNAIEVYGFTDDEQVLPTSVYPSNWHLSAARAASVVNFFTGEMKNRRMIERMAEINLGQFDIDYYYNPNRFYPIGLGDKDIQKDLDLLKAEIDSRLNLATLDYMQGKLSAAEFQQIKIELENEYNTKRDELRNQYRRIDILILRQRVR from the coding sequence GTGGCTAGAAATAAAAAAAAGTTTGAAAGACCCGAAGCAAAATGGATGACAACATTTACTGATATGACAACATTACTTTTGACAATGTTTATTGCATTGTTTGGTATGTCATCCATATCACCAGGAAAATTCCAACAAGCAGCGATGAGTATACAAAGTGCTTTTGAAGGTCAGCCTATTGGTATCCTAGTAGGTGGAAAGAGCATATCTGAAGAACCCCTCATTACCTCACAACCTGGTATAAAATCGGAGCTTTTAAAAATTGTTGAAGATGAAAAATATAAAGGAAAAATTACTATTGAGGAAACCGATAAAGGGACGATAATATCTATGAGGGATATTGCATTTTTTAGATCTGGTAGAGCAGAACTAACCGCAGAAGCTAAAGAGCTATTGTATAAAATTGGCACAATTATCTTAGAACATACTTCAAATGCTATTGAAGTCTACGGTTTTACAGACGATGAACAAGTTTTGCCAACTAGTGTTTATCCCTCTAATTGGCATTTAAGTGCTGCGAGGGCTGCTAGCGTTGTAAATTTTTTTACTGGTGAAATGAAAAATAGAAGAATGATTGAAAGAATGGCAGAAATTAATTTGGGACAATTTGATATAGATTATTATTATAATCCAAATAGGTTTTATCCAATTGGTTTAGGTGACAAGGACATTCAAAAAGATTTAGATTTACTAAAAGCAGAAATTGATTCAAGATTGAATCTAGCAACTCTAGATTATATGCAAGGAAAGTTAAGCGCAGCAGAATTTCAACAAATTAAAATCGAATTAGAAAATGAATATAACACCAAACGAGACGAATTAAGAAATCAATATAGACGAATTGATATTTTGATACTTCGTCAGAGAGTTAGATAA
- a CDS encoding flagellar FlbD family protein — MIKLTKLNGDEFYLNIYQIEKIECRPDTTITMMNGHVYIVKETIEEVIEKMIQYNRKIFGDN, encoded by the coding sequence ATGATAAAATTGACCAAATTAAATGGTGACGAGTTTTATTTAAACATTTATCAAATCGAAAAAATTGAATGTCGCCCAGACACCACAATAACTATGATGAACGGTCATGTATATATAGTTAAAGAAACGATCGAAGAAGTTATTGAAAAGATGATACAATATAATAGAAAGATATTTGGTGATAATTAA
- a CDS encoding mechanosensitive ion channel family protein, translated as MDEWVKTIIIYLIKIGISILVVVLAKYIAKLIYKIILSTAEKSGKVAISYKKSLMTLINTAMYILAGFIIISVIFTNLSAFLAGLGIGGVIIAFAVQEPLGNLICGFLIMLNHLVVDGESVEIDGIGGTVQEIDINHVVLKTFDGKLIHIPSKQVWTNKIIHYWPEDIRRNEIKVRVSYKYDINLITTVLDEAIRTSELVYIDDDHQPAIVFDSYGDSSMNFIVRFWAKRDNFISSTTSAAESVKQKFMENNIEIPYNQIDLHIKDVNPQLVQNKDRN; from the coding sequence ATGGATGAATGGGTTAAAACGATTATAATTTACTTAATTAAAATAGGTATTAGTATTCTAGTTGTTGTACTAGCAAAATATATAGCAAAGTTGATATATAAAATTATCCTCTCAACTGCTGAGAAAAGTGGAAAAGTTGCTATTAGCTATAAAAAATCGCTTATGACTTTGATAAATACTGCAATGTATATATTAGCAGGATTTATAATAATCTCTGTAATATTCACTAACCTCAGTGCTTTTTTAGCAGGGTTAGGAATAGGAGGGGTTATAATAGCCTTTGCTGTACAAGAACCTTTAGGAAACTTAATATGTGGATTTCTAATCATGTTGAACCATTTAGTCGTTGATGGTGAATCTGTAGAAATCGATGGTATCGGTGGAACTGTCCAAGAAATTGACATAAACCATGTTGTACTTAAAACTTTTGATGGAAAACTGATCCATATTCCCAGCAAACAGGTTTGGACAAATAAAATCATACACTATTGGCCTGAAGATATAAGAAGAAATGAAATAAAGGTTCGAGTTTCCTATAAATATGATATAAACCTAATCACCACAGTTTTAGATGAAGCTATAAGGACCTCAGAACTTGTTTATATAGATGATGATCACCAACCTGCAATTGTCTTTGACAGTTATGGTGATTCATCAATGAATTTTATAGTTAGATTTTGGGCTAAACGAGATAATTTTATAAGTTCAACTACTAGTGCTGCAGAATCTGTAAAACAAAAGTTTATGGAGAACAACATTGAAATACCTTACAATCAAATAGATTTGCATATTAAAGATGTAAACCCACAATTAGTTCAAAATAAAGATAGAAATTGA
- a CDS encoding flagellar hook-basal body complex protein, which yields MLRSMYSGITGLRNFQDQLDVVANNIANVNTIGFKGSRTTFQSTLFQTLAAGNAPQDLLGGINPMQIGLGSKIASIDKLMTQGSPMSTGKTTDMMIQGEGFFILSDGVGQYYTRAGNFTRDYNGFFVDPASGMKLQGWTARLTPDGQRIVDTNDPIGDIQISSGQVMPAKQTSFVKLAHNLNAGVGIQDTTIVIKSTLGENIPVRFSFERDLNNLNQNVYLWEAKILDTNYNFSNLADNTSSAALTPTQTINGKVELDDYGKVINWVNYAGDDSPLSDTRISIFDVNGNIVGIDGEPVTIGTNNNNNNNTGTLSGSIKLVDATTNELVYYNPEDIQLSFDYDNNNNNYSFTITLKDSQGQTIDFNYTTNNGTVGEFNQLLSEGIVDDTTSPNYKLTGLSIKGVDDSDTINTTTTINLRSVRDVIQPPVAGEIKFVDMNNPTNFATAEYISPKTTTSTVVYDSLGNSYNVYLNFTKINENTWFWEAKLDDGTPLYKITTDEQLVNDPANGVIAFDSNGNLAATNWSIVNGNIVQSGGTAGFWFDPAEQGAALNPDVNPPSIAAAGPVMVSVNFQELTQFAAPHSIAVTEQDGNAQGTLDSFAINTNGEIIGIFSNGLTAPLGQVALATFNNPEGLLEVGNSMYAMSSNSGLPQIGVSGVGGRGSIIPGALEMSNVDLAEEFTNMIIAQRGFQANSRSITTADQILNELVNIKR from the coding sequence ATGCTCAGGTCAATGTATTCTGGAATAACAGGATTAAGAAACTTTCAAGACCAACTAGATGTAGTTGCAAATAATATAGCAAACGTTAATACAATAGGATTTAAAGGTTCAAGAACCACCTTTCAATCCACACTTTTTCAAACTTTAGCAGCAGGAAACGCCCCTCAAGACTTACTAGGTGGAATCAATCCTATGCAGATAGGATTAGGTTCTAAAATTGCCTCAATAGACAAACTAATGACTCAAGGTTCTCCAATGTCCACAGGAAAAACAACCGATATGATGATCCAAGGTGAAGGTTTTTTCATACTTTCAGATGGTGTAGGACAATATTACACAAGAGCAGGTAATTTTACAAGAGACTATAACGGATTCTTTGTAGATCCCGCTTCAGGCATGAAGCTCCAAGGATGGACCGCAAGACTAACCCCAGATGGACAAAGAATCGTTGATACCAACGATCCAATTGGAGATATACAAATATCCTCTGGACAGGTTATGCCTGCAAAACAAACCTCTTTTGTTAAACTTGCACATAACCTAAATGCTGGTGTTGGAATTCAAGATACTACTATTGTTATTAAAAGCACTTTAGGAGAAAATATTCCTGTTAGATTTAGCTTTGAGCGTGATTTAAATAACTTAAATCAAAACGTTTATCTATGGGAGGCTAAAATACTAGACACAAATTACAATTTCTCAAACTTAGCGGATAATACCTCAAGCGCTGCTCTTACTCCAACTCAAACAATAAACGGAAAAGTTGAACTAGACGATTATGGAAAAGTTATTAATTGGGTAAATTATGCAGGAGATGATAGTCCTCTATCAGACACTAGAATTTCGATCTTTGATGTAAATGGAAATATCGTTGGAATAGATGGTGAGCCTGTAACGATAGGTACTAATAATAATAATAATAATAATACTGGTACTCTTAGTGGAAGTATAAAACTAGTAGACGCTACTACCAACGAATTAGTATATTACAACCCTGAAGATATACAATTATCTTTTGATTATGATAATAATAATAATAATTACTCCTTCACAATCACATTGAAAGACTCACAGGGACAAACAATTGATTTTAATTATACTACTAACAATGGCACAGTTGGGGAATTCAATCAATTACTTAGTGAAGGAATTGTAGATGATACTACCTCACCCAATTACAAATTAACCGGCTTAAGTATAAAAGGCGTTGATGATAGTGATACTATAAATACTACTACTACTATTAACCTTCGTTCCGTTCGCGATGTCATTCAGCCTCCTGTAGCAGGAGAGATTAAGTTTGTTGATATGAACAATCCTACAAATTTTGCAACTGCAGAATATATAAGCCCTAAAACTACAACTTCAACTGTTGTTTATGATTCTTTGGGAAACTCGTATAATGTTTATCTAAACTTCACAAAAATAAATGAAAACACTTGGTTTTGGGAAGCAAAATTGGATGATGGAACCCCATTATATAAAATTACAACTGATGAACAATTAGTAAATGATCCTGCCAATGGGGTAATAGCATTTGATTCAAATGGGAATTTGGCTGCTACTAATTGGTCCATAGTAAATGGAAACATTGTACAATCTGGTGGTACTGCAGGATTTTGGTTTGATCCTGCTGAACAAGGAGCCGCCTTAAACCCTGATGTTAACCCACCATCAATTGCTGCAGCAGGACCAGTTATGGTAAGCGTTAATTTTCAAGAATTAACTCAGTTTGCAGCGCCTCATTCTATAGCTGTAACTGAACAAGATGGAAACGCACAAGGTACGCTTGATTCATTTGCAATAAACACTAATGGTGAAATAATAGGAATTTTTAGTAATGGCCTAACAGCACCACTTGGTCAGGTAGCTTTAGCGACTTTTAATAACCCTGAAGGCCTTTTGGAAGTAGGAAACTCAATGTATGCTATGAGTTCAAATAGCGGTCTTCCACAAATAGGTGTTTCTGGAGTCGGAGGAAGAGGAAGTATTATTCCTGGCGCATTAGAAATGTCTAATGTAGACCTTGCTGAAGAATTTACAAACATGATTATCGCACAAAGAGGATTCCAAGCAAACTCAAGAAGTATAACTACTGCAGATCAAATATTAAATGAACTTGTTAATATTAAAAGATAA
- the serS gene encoding serine--tRNA ligase, which translates to MVDLKFIRENPDIAKEALKKRNNDTTLIDEIINLDEERRKLLKDVEALRAERNKNSSLVAKLKAENKSAEAERLIEQGKEISDQIKNLESELKEIDEMLNNKLLYIPNIPDNSVPYGKDENDNIEIRKWGQPRKFDFEPKAHWDLGPELDLLDFDRGAKLSGSRFTILKGDIALLELALINFMVNLHTREHGYKFIMPPHLVTKETITATGQLPKFEEDLYKTTVDELYLISTAEVPLGGMHRNEVLEMKELPLKYVSYTPCYRREAGSYGKDVRGMIRQHQFDKVELFWYTTPEESNQALETLTSHAEKVLQLLGLPYRVIVLCSGDLGFAAAKTYDIEVWLPSYNNYKEISSCSTTKDFQARRGNIRYKTKENKLEFVHTLNGSGLAVGRTLVAIMENYQTPDGKIEIPELLIPYMGKKYIG; encoded by the coding sequence ATGGTAGATCTTAAGTTCATAAGAGAGAATCCAGATATTGCTAAAGAAGCCTTAAAAAAGCGAAACAATGATACTACTTTAATCGATGAGATAATCAACCTTGACGAAGAAAGAAGAAAGCTGTTAAAAGACGTTGAAGCCCTAAGAGCTGAAAGAAATAAAAATTCAAGCCTAGTGGCAAAATTAAAGGCTGAAAATAAATCAGCTGAAGCAGAACGTTTGATTGAACAAGGAAAAGAAATCTCTGACCAAATTAAAAATCTAGAATCAGAATTAAAAGAAATTGATGAGATGCTTAACAATAAATTACTTTATATTCCAAATATACCTGATAACTCTGTACCCTACGGCAAGGACGAAAATGATAACATTGAAATACGAAAATGGGGACAACCAAGAAAATTTGACTTTGAACCGAAAGCACATTGGGATTTAGGACCAGAACTGGATTTATTAGACTTTGATAGAGGAGCAAAATTAAGTGGTTCAAGATTCACGATTCTAAAAGGAGATATAGCCCTATTAGAATTAGCCTTGATAAATTTCATGGTAAACCTTCACACCCGAGAACATGGATATAAATTCATCATGCCTCCTCATTTAGTTACAAAAGAAACTATAACTGCCACAGGTCAACTTCCAAAATTTGAAGAAGATCTATATAAAACTACAGTAGATGAACTATACTTGATCTCAACGGCAGAGGTACCTTTAGGCGGAATGCATAGAAATGAAGTACTTGAAATGAAAGAGTTGCCTCTTAAATATGTATCGTATACCCCTTGTTATAGAAGAGAAGCTGGAAGTTACGGTAAAGACGTTCGAGGAATGATTCGCCAACATCAATTCGATAAAGTTGAACTTTTTTGGTATACAACCCCAGAAGAATCTAACCAAGCTTTAGAAACATTAACCTCACATGCTGAAAAAGTTTTACAACTTTTAGGTTTGCCGTATAGAGTTATAGTATTGTGTAGCGGAGACTTAGGGTTTGCTGCTGCAAAAACTTATGATATAGAAGTATGGCTGCCTAGTTATAACAATTACAAAGAAATTTCCTCTTGCTCTACTACAAAGGATTTTCAAGCTAGAAGAGGAAATATTCGATACAAAACAAAAGAAAACAAACTAGAATTTGTTCACACGCTCAACGGTTCAGGACTCGCTGTAGGAAGAACTTTAGTTGCAATTATGGAAAACTATCAAACTCCTGATGGGAAAATTGAAATTCCTGAGTTACTAATTCCCTATATGGGCAAAAAATATATAGGTTAA